A region of Pleionea litopenaei DNA encodes the following proteins:
- the dnaJ gene encoding molecular chaperone DnaJ has product MSKRDYYEILGVDKSANDQEIKKAYRRLAMKYHPDRNPDSKEAEDKFKEAKEAFEILSNAEKRQAYDQFGHAGVDPSQGGFGGGAGGASFSDIFGDVFGDIFGGRGQGGAQRPRRGADLRYNLELTLEEAVHGTQAKIHVPTYVACGTCDGSGAKKGTSPTSCDMCGGAGQVRMQQGFFSVQQTCPKCHGQGTMIKDPCGSCNGQGRVRKEKTLSVKIPAGVDTGDRIRLSGEGEAGGPGTQPGDLYVQVHVKEHPIFTRDGNDLYCEVPISYTTACLGGELEVPTLDSRVSLKVPAESQSGKLFRLRGKGVTAMRGSHAGDLYCRVVVETPVNLSKEQKDLLREFENSLKNGNSRHNPKSKSWFDGVKSFWEGITK; this is encoded by the coding sequence ATGTCAAAACGCGACTATTATGAAATTCTTGGTGTTGATAAGTCAGCCAATGACCAAGAGATCAAAAAAGCTTATCGTCGATTGGCGATGAAATATCATCCTGATCGTAATCCTGACTCAAAAGAAGCAGAAGATAAGTTTAAAGAAGCGAAAGAAGCTTTCGAAATCTTATCGAATGCTGAAAAACGACAAGCCTACGATCAATTTGGCCATGCAGGGGTTGATCCTTCGCAAGGTGGTTTTGGTGGTGGTGCCGGTGGCGCCAGTTTTAGTGATATTTTTGGTGATGTATTTGGCGATATTTTTGGCGGTCGTGGGCAAGGCGGAGCGCAACGACCTCGCCGCGGTGCCGATTTAAGATACAACTTAGAATTGACATTGGAAGAAGCGGTCCATGGCACTCAGGCAAAGATCCACGTGCCTACCTATGTTGCGTGTGGAACTTGCGATGGCAGTGGCGCGAAAAAAGGAACGTCACCGACCAGTTGCGATATGTGCGGCGGTGCTGGTCAAGTGCGCATGCAACAAGGCTTTTTCTCTGTTCAACAAACCTGCCCTAAATGTCACGGGCAGGGTACGATGATTAAAGATCCTTGCGGCAGCTGTAATGGTCAAGGCCGAGTGCGTAAAGAGAAAACGCTATCGGTTAAAATTCCGGCGGGCGTTGACACCGGTGACCGCATTCGGCTTTCTGGTGAAGGTGAAGCGGGTGGTCCCGGCACACAACCCGGTGACCTATACGTGCAAGTGCACGTAAAAGAACATCCAATCTTTACTCGCGATGGTAACGACTTGTATTGCGAAGTCCCAATCAGCTACACCACGGCATGTTTAGGCGGTGAACTTGAGGTTCCGACCCTTGATAGTCGAGTGAGTTTGAAGGTTCCTGCTGAATCTCAGTCAGGCAAGTTATTCCGATTACGCGGTAAGGGCGTAACCGCCATGCGAGGTAGCCATGCTGGCGATCTCTACTGCCGAGTGGTGGTGGAAACTCCGGTTAATCTTAGTAAAGAGCAAAAAGACTTGCTTAGAGAGTTTGAAAACTCGCTAAAAAATGGCAACAGTCGCCATAATCCTAAGTCGAAAAGCTGGTTTGATGGCGTGAAAAGCTTCTGGGAAGGGATTACTAAGTAA
- a CDS encoding EAL domain-containing protein: MNHSRIFLLVLCICSSLLWAATPVKLQLKWEHEFQFAGYYAALWQGYYEDAGLSVEIISGARADGQLLVPTDRLRSGEVDFAIGSIEVFSQRQPGDDFVILAPIFQRSAIAFFSLPETELDDLADLAGSRIAMLKGGNTQAEVEALFLSQGYDVSKITFVDAPVTINSLLDGLADVIVTYQISAEYQAMEKGVVLNRLLPADYGVEFYGDSIYTTRRYLEQNPQVVSKFVDASLRGWHYALSHKREIAEKISREFPRYIYQYDDQLAYNYYFADSIEELTGYPVLTLGESNPGRWQTMLHQLIDVGVVEPNVTIDGMLYQPQSSNQQAINFLSQILLLIALLVLVFFFWYRRHLYATVASIAALALALTYQAERQIQRENEQVNRVSVLQKLNSISANLKGNLQTNLTMLRGFSAFISANPDLTEEQFNNYAREVFKKNTLINNFAAAKDMVVNYVYPLKGNEKALGLDYRKNLDQRDLALQVANTGQLLVVGPVELVQGGTAFIGRAPIYTGSGTERRLWGIISAPIDAEKLFRSSGIRDDYLDMEVAIRSFDSFGNLGKVFWGTTEVFEASDAELITLSVGGGSWQIAAKPKLVGDAFTTSLWTTRLIILVTALFIIYYVNIRFRQEREKIRLQSELLESQRLLEKVGRTAKVGGWKIDRHGTLLQWSLQSSRILKLPQMNEKTPTFESIRSRFEEESFKQLEGSIKYALEFQQSFDIDLKLIEDKHWVRVIGSPSTEDSELILTGTIQDVSDKVESSLLIEHQANYDSLTNLPNRALFNDRLVTAIEKASRQENKLAVLFIDLDRFKSINDNYGHDIGDKLLIAVAKNISECVRESDTVSRLSGDEFGVILGDVHEFHEALSVTEKILEKLETAYRINNSTMYTSASIGISIYPNDGVDAKTLLRKADQAMYEVKRSGRNGWQFYTLEMQQRSEYRHSLLMKLIKAVNEEHLESYFQPIYDLERMVIDKCEALARWQVSDGEYIPPSDFIPLAEESGLVNRIDLQIFNQAASFLKQQSDAGKDIGLSINISPRLFQTKDHALEQWLSSVLDYRKSIRITVEMTERLLTDDSIRAIKVLEDLRTKNIRIAIDDFGTGYSSLSYLVKFPVDVIKIDRSFVERIGQEKSAETLVKTIIAMAKKLDLKVIAEGIETEQQLQFLQQQGCQYGQGYYLAKPMNKHDFEKLLMNESLLS, translated from the coding sequence ATGAACCACTCTCGAATATTTCTTTTAGTGTTATGTATCTGCAGCAGTTTGCTGTGGGCTGCGACCCCTGTAAAGCTTCAACTTAAATGGGAACATGAGTTTCAGTTTGCCGGTTACTATGCTGCTCTATGGCAGGGTTATTATGAAGACGCTGGCCTTTCCGTTGAGATTATTTCTGGTGCTCGCGCTGACGGTCAACTGCTGGTGCCAACAGACAGGTTGAGAAGTGGCGAAGTGGACTTTGCCATTGGTTCGATAGAGGTGTTTTCGCAGCGCCAGCCTGGAGATGACTTTGTTATTCTGGCTCCGATCTTTCAGCGCAGTGCGATTGCTTTTTTCTCGCTGCCAGAAACTGAATTGGATGATCTTGCGGATTTAGCCGGTAGCCGTATTGCAATGCTTAAAGGCGGCAACACTCAAGCGGAGGTAGAAGCGCTCTTTTTATCTCAAGGTTACGATGTTTCCAAAATCACCTTTGTTGATGCGCCTGTCACCATCAATTCATTACTCGATGGCTTAGCTGATGTGATTGTGACCTATCAGATCTCGGCTGAATACCAAGCAATGGAAAAAGGCGTGGTACTGAATCGCTTATTGCCAGCGGATTATGGCGTCGAGTTTTATGGTGACTCGATTTACACAACGCGACGCTATTTAGAACAAAATCCTCAAGTTGTCAGTAAATTCGTTGATGCATCGCTGCGTGGTTGGCATTATGCGCTGAGTCATAAGCGCGAAATCGCTGAGAAAATTTCGCGCGAATTTCCGCGATACATTTATCAATACGATGATCAGTTGGCTTACAACTACTATTTTGCTGATTCAATTGAAGAGTTAACCGGATATCCAGTATTAACGCTGGGCGAGTCGAATCCCGGTCGCTGGCAAACCATGTTGCACCAATTAATCGATGTTGGCGTAGTTGAACCCAATGTTACGATCGATGGAATGTTGTATCAGCCACAAAGCTCTAATCAGCAAGCCATTAATTTCTTATCACAAATATTGCTATTGATTGCCCTTTTAGTCTTGGTGTTTTTCTTCTGGTACCGTCGCCATCTCTATGCAACCGTCGCGAGTATTGCGGCGCTCGCACTGGCACTTACTTATCAAGCTGAGCGTCAAATTCAGCGTGAAAATGAACAAGTTAATCGAGTGAGTGTTTTGCAAAAACTGAACTCAATCAGTGCGAACTTGAAAGGCAACTTGCAAACCAATCTAACCATGTTGCGAGGTTTTTCCGCTTTTATTTCAGCGAATCCTGATTTAACCGAAGAGCAATTTAATAATTACGCTCGCGAGGTCTTTAAGAAAAACACCTTGATTAATAATTTTGCTGCGGCAAAAGATATGGTGGTGAATTATGTCTATCCGCTGAAAGGCAATGAAAAAGCGTTAGGGTTAGACTATCGGAAAAATCTTGACCAACGAGACCTCGCATTGCAAGTTGCCAATACTGGGCAACTTTTAGTGGTAGGGCCGGTAGAGTTGGTGCAAGGAGGAACCGCATTTATCGGCCGTGCTCCAATCTACACGGGTAGTGGTACTGAGCGCCGTTTATGGGGCATTATTTCCGCACCAATCGATGCTGAAAAGTTATTTCGTAGTTCCGGTATTCGCGATGATTACCTCGATATGGAAGTTGCCATTCGTAGTTTCGATTCCTTTGGAAACTTAGGCAAAGTATTTTGGGGAACGACGGAGGTATTCGAGGCCTCAGATGCTGAGTTAATTACCTTGAGTGTTGGTGGTGGTAGTTGGCAGATTGCTGCAAAACCTAAATTAGTGGGCGATGCATTTACTACCTCATTGTGGACCACTCGGCTTATCATTTTGGTGACGGCCCTATTTATCATTTACTACGTGAACATTCGGTTCCGACAAGAACGCGAGAAAATTCGTTTGCAATCTGAGTTATTAGAAAGTCAGCGATTGCTAGAGAAAGTCGGCCGTACCGCAAAAGTTGGCGGTTGGAAGATCGATAGACATGGGACCCTACTGCAATGGTCTTTGCAAAGCTCACGTATTTTAAAACTGCCACAAATGAATGAAAAAACCCCAACGTTTGAAAGCATTCGATCTCGTTTTGAAGAGGAAAGTTTTAAACAACTGGAAGGATCCATTAAATACGCTCTTGAGTTTCAGCAATCCTTTGATATTGACTTAAAGCTGATAGAAGACAAGCACTGGGTAAGAGTGATCGGTAGTCCAAGTACCGAAGATTCAGAACTGATTTTAACTGGCACTATCCAAGATGTGTCCGACAAAGTCGAAAGCTCATTGTTAATCGAGCATCAAGCTAACTATGACAGTTTAACTAACTTGCCTAACCGTGCATTGTTCAATGACCGGTTAGTAACGGCTATTGAAAAAGCAAGTCGTCAAGAAAACAAGCTTGCCGTATTATTTATCGATTTAGATCGGTTCAAATCGATTAATGATAATTATGGTCACGATATAGGTGATAAGTTATTAATTGCCGTTGCAAAAAATATAAGCGAGTGTGTGCGCGAGTCGGATACGGTGTCGCGCCTGAGTGGCGATGAATTTGGTGTTATTTTAGGCGACGTGCATGAGTTTCATGAAGCATTGTCGGTGACTGAAAAGATTTTAGAAAAATTGGAAACAGCGTATCGAATTAATAATTCTACAATGTATACCAGTGCCAGTATCGGCATTTCAATTTACCCAAATGATGGTGTTGATGCCAAGACATTGCTGCGAAAAGCCGACCAAGCAATGTATGAAGTAAAGCGCAGCGGACGAAATGGATGGCAATTTTATACCTTAGAAATGCAACAACGATCAGAATATCGCCACTCTCTGTTGATGAAATTAATTAAGGCCGTTAATGAAGAACACCTAGAAAGTTATTTTCAGCCGATTTATGATCTCGAACGAATGGTAATCGATAAGTGCGAAGCTTTAGCGCGTTGGCAAGTTAGTGATGGCGAATACATTCCTCCCTCAGACTTTATACCTTTGGCCGAAGAGTCGGGTTTGGTTAATCGTATTGATTTACAAATTTTTAATCAGGCGGCGTCGTTTTTAAAGCAACAAAGTGATGCTGGTAAAGATATTGGGCTTTCTATCAATATATCGCCGCGTCTGTTCCAAACTAAGGATCATGCACTAGAACAATGGTTGAGCAGTGTGCTTGACTATCGAAAATCGATTCGTATTACGGTGGAAATGACTGAGCGATTGTTAACGGATGATAGTATTCGAGCGATAAAAGTTCTTGAAGATCTGAGAACTAAAAATATCCGCATTGCTATTGATGATTTTGGTACAGGCTATTCCTCTTTAAGTTACTTGGTTAAGTTTCCAGTCGATGTGATAAAAATCGATCGCTCTTTTGTAGAAAGAATAGGTCAAGAAAAATCGGCTGAAACCTTGGTTAAAACCATTATAGCCATGGCGAAAAAGCTCGACTTAAAAGTTATTGCAGAAGGGATCGAAACAGAACAGCAGTTACAGTTTTTACAACAGCAAGGATGTCAATATGGCCAAGGCTATTATCTTGCCAAACCTATGAATAAACATGATTTTGAAAAGCTATTAATGAATGAGTCGTTGCTAAGTTAA
- a CDS encoding class I SAM-dependent methyltransferase, translating into MNYLEINQKLWDDRVAKHMASDFYDNESFISGRNSLNTIELELLGDVSGLSIAHLQCHFGQDSLSLARMGAQVTGVDFSSQAIAKAKELNAALGLSAKFVCSDILTMHQQQPPLIESEAFDCVFASYGVLGWHPSVNGWFDSAAKLLKPGGRLILVEFHPFIWMFDSECRNIRYSYFNQGPITEQNNSSYTDGSETDEGVTEVGWNHPLQDIFSAALEQNMLIQSFNEYDYSPYECFSDMVAAEQGYQFKEREGMIPLVYGLVATKR; encoded by the coding sequence ATGAACTATTTAGAAATTAATCAAAAACTTTGGGACGATCGTGTCGCTAAACATATGGCGTCAGACTTTTACGATAACGAAAGCTTTATATCGGGTCGCAACTCTTTAAATACAATTGAACTTGAGCTACTCGGAGATGTTAGTGGCTTATCCATTGCTCATTTACAATGTCATTTTGGTCAAGATTCCTTGTCACTAGCGCGAATGGGCGCTCAGGTAACCGGCGTTGATTTTTCTTCTCAAGCCATTGCAAAAGCGAAAGAGTTAAATGCAGCTTTGGGATTGTCGGCGAAGTTTGTTTGTTCCGATATTTTAACCATGCATCAGCAACAGCCACCATTGATCGAGAGTGAGGCATTTGATTGTGTCTTCGCATCTTATGGTGTGCTGGGTTGGCATCCTTCGGTCAATGGTTGGTTTGACAGTGCGGCAAAGTTACTTAAGCCAGGGGGACGTTTAATCTTGGTTGAGTTTCATCCTTTTATTTGGATGTTTGATAGCGAGTGTCGCAACATTCGTTACAGCTACTTTAACCAAGGGCCGATAACAGAGCAGAATAACAGTAGCTACACCGATGGCAGCGAAACGGATGAAGGTGTTACCGAAGTGGGCTGGAATCATCCACTGCAAGATATTTTTTCTGCGGCGCTCGAACAAAACATGTTAATTCAAAGTTTTAATGAGTATGACTATTCTCCTTATGAGTGTTTCTCTGACATGGTAGCGGCAGAACAGGGTTATCAGTTTAAGGAGCGTGAAGGTATGATTCCTTTGGTCTATGGGTTAGTCGCGACTAAGCGCTAA
- the dapB gene encoding 4-hydroxy-tetrahydrodipicolinate reductase has protein sequence MTKIAVNACTGRMGQALLYAIDRNPQVELTAPLLRRGHKWAGEPVNRQFPEINSKILLVDDLSAVADQVDVLIDFSLPDYSIETAKLCAELKIPMVIGTTGFSYQQKQQLIELSSQAPMVLAPNMSVGVNLTLKVLQLVAKAIGHDSDIEIIEAHHRFKKDSPSGTALRMGESIAEGLGEVFSELAAFDRCGKDAVRRPGSIGFSAIRAGNIVGEHTALFAMSGEEIEITHKARDRQTFAQGAVRAAVWVSKQTAGHFDMADVLGLDELFGGVN, from the coding sequence ATGACTAAAATTGCTGTCAACGCGTGTACCGGAAGAATGGGGCAAGCGCTTTTATATGCCATCGATCGTAACCCGCAGGTTGAGCTTACCGCTCCGCTGTTGCGACGAGGTCATAAATGGGCCGGTGAACCGGTTAATCGACAATTCCCAGAAATTAACAGCAAAATACTATTGGTTGATGATTTATCAGCTGTGGCGGATCAGGTTGATGTGCTGATTGACTTCAGTTTGCCAGACTATTCGATTGAGACGGCAAAGTTATGTGCAGAGCTAAAAATACCAATGGTGATAGGGACCACGGGTTTTAGTTATCAACAAAAACAACAATTGATTGAATTATCTAGCCAAGCCCCGATGGTGCTTGCACCCAATATGAGTGTCGGCGTCAATCTTACATTGAAAGTCTTGCAGTTAGTGGCGAAGGCCATCGGTCATGATTCTGACATTGAAATTATTGAAGCGCACCATCGGTTCAAAAAAGATTCTCCATCGGGAACGGCTCTGCGCATGGGAGAATCAATAGCGGAAGGGCTTGGAGAGGTGTTCAGTGAGCTGGCAGCCTTTGATCGCTGCGGCAAAGATGCGGTAAGAAGACCCGGCTCGATTGGCTTTTCAGCGATTCGAGCTGGAAATATTGTGGGCGAGCATACTGCGCTGTTTGCGATGAGTGGTGAAGAAATTGAAATCACTCATAAAGCTCGCGATCGTCAGACCTTTGCTCAAGGGGCGGTCAGAGCCGCTGTTTGGGTATCAAAGCAAACCGCTGGTCATTTCGATATGGCGGATGTATTGGGCTTGGATGAATTATTTGGCGGTGTCAATTGA
- the carA gene encoding glutamine-hydrolyzing carbamoyl-phosphate synthase small subunit, which translates to MSQPAILILEDGTLFHGKSIGADGIAVGEVVFNTAMTGYQEILTDPSYAQQMVTLTYPHIGNTGTNEEDQESTKVWATGLIIRDLPLLASNWRNQQTLSDYLKQRNVLGIADIDTRKLTRILREKGALSGTIMSGEIDEEKALQAAKDFPGLKGMDLAKVVSQTGSSQWTSSTWDIEKGYGELAEKKFKVVAYDFGAKSNILRMLVERGCELTVVPAQTSADDVLAMQPDGVFLSNGPGDPEPCDYAIAAIKTLLDKNIPIFGICLGHQLLAIASGAKSIKMKFGHHGANHPVKDLEHDRVMITSQNHGFAVDESTLPDNLKATHVSLFDGSLQGIHRTDKPAFGFQGHPEASPGPHDAAPLFDHFVELMQANR; encoded by the coding sequence TTGAGTCAACCCGCCATCCTTATCCTCGAAGACGGAACCCTGTTTCACGGTAAATCCATTGGCGCTGACGGAATAGCCGTTGGTGAAGTGGTATTTAATACAGCTATGACAGGTTATCAGGAAATTTTAACCGATCCATCCTATGCCCAGCAGATGGTGACGTTAACTTATCCACACATTGGCAACACGGGCACCAACGAGGAAGATCAAGAGTCGACCAAAGTTTGGGCCACTGGGTTGATTATTCGTGACTTACCCTTGCTAGCCAGTAACTGGCGCAACCAACAAACACTTTCTGACTATTTGAAGCAACGCAATGTCTTAGGCATCGCCGACATTGATACGCGCAAATTGACGAGAATTTTGCGTGAGAAAGGGGCGCTGTCTGGCACCATTATGAGTGGCGAGATTGACGAAGAGAAAGCGCTTCAGGCAGCGAAAGATTTCCCTGGGTTGAAGGGAATGGATTTGGCGAAAGTGGTCAGTCAAACAGGCTCTTCGCAATGGACCAGCTCAACTTGGGACATTGAAAAAGGCTACGGTGAACTCGCGGAGAAAAAGTTCAAAGTGGTTGCTTATGACTTTGGCGCAAAAAGCAATATTTTACGAATGCTGGTTGAGCGCGGCTGTGAACTTACCGTTGTCCCGGCGCAAACATCGGCCGACGATGTTTTGGCGATGCAACCCGATGGCGTTTTCTTGTCGAATGGTCCTGGCGATCCAGAGCCATGCGATTATGCAATCGCAGCGATTAAGACCTTACTAGATAAAAACATTCCTATTTTTGGTATCTGCTTGGGCCATCAATTGTTGGCTATAGCCAGCGGAGCCAAATCCATTAAGATGAAGTTTGGCCACCATGGCGCCAACCATCCTGTTAAAGATTTGGAACACGATCGTGTCATGATTACGTCGCAAAATCACGGTTTTGCGGTCGATGAAAGCACGTTACCAGACAATTTAAAAGCCACTCACGTGTCGCTGTTTGACGGCAGTTTGCAAGGCATTCATCGTACCGATAAACCCGCATTTGGGTTTCAAGGGCACCCCGAAGCGAGCCCGGGACCACACGATGCTGCGCCTTTGTTCGACCATTTTGTCGAACTTATGCAAGCCAACCGATAA
- the carB gene encoding carbamoyl-phosphate synthase large subunit, with translation MPKRTDIKSILILGAGPIIIGQACEFDYSGAQACKALREEGFRVILVNSNPATIMTDPEMADTTYIEPLHWEVVAKIIEKEKPDALLPTMGGQTALNCALDLASRGVLEIHGVSMIGATREAIDKAEDRDLFAKAMRKIGLDMPKSGIAHSMKDAYAVQEHVGFPCIIRPSFTMGGTGGGIAYNREEFEEICTRGLDLSPTHELLIDESLIGWKEYEMEVVRDKADNCIIVCSIENFDPMGVHTGDSITVAPAQTLTDKEYQIMRNASLAVLREIGVETGGSNVQFAVNPEDGRLVVIEMNPRVSRSSALASKATGFPIAKVAAKLAVGYTLDELQNEITGGKTPASFEPSIDYVVTKIPRFNFEKFPNSDATLTTQMKSVGEVMAIGRTLQESMQKALRGLEQGKTGFDPIIDLNEPELKDILRQKLTVPGADRIWYIADAFRAGYSMDEIFELTNIDPWFLVQIEELVTLEKEFAEMSMGDVTADVLRTYKRKGFSDARLGDLIGASEKEIRKLRRKLKVSPVYKRVDTCAAEFATSTAYMYSTYEDECESNPSERDKIMVLGGGPNRIGQGIEFDYCCVHAALAMREDGYETIMVNCNPETVSTDYDTSDRLYFEPVTLEDVLEIVRVEKPKGVIVHYGGQTPLKICRALEAEGVTIIGTSPDAIDRAEDRERFQRAIDKLGLRQPPNRTARTLEEGIRLADEIGYPLVVRPSYVLGGRAMEIVYGEEELRRYMNEAVSVSNESPVLLDRFLDDAIEVDVDCIYDGENCLIGGIMEHIEQAGVHSGDSACAIPPHSLSAEIQDELRRQVAAMAKELNVRGLMNTQFAIKGQDIYVLEVNPRASRTVPFVSKATGVQLAKVAARVMAGTSLADQGMLNEVIPPFYSVKEPVFPFNKFPGSDPILGPEMKSTGEAMGVGETFGEAFYKAQLGGGSQAPKGGRAIISVRDADKVKLPEVGRALIECGFELVATSGTAKALVAAGVPCQKVHKVNEGRPHIVDLIKNDEVDYIVNTTEGQKAIADSFTIRRSALQHKIAYTTTLAGALATTQAIKKQTRESVVSVQELHEKVKS, from the coding sequence ATGCCGAAACGAACTGACATAAAAAGTATTCTCATTCTTGGCGCAGGACCCATTATCATTGGACAGGCTTGTGAGTTTGATTACTCAGGTGCGCAAGCGTGTAAAGCGCTTCGCGAAGAAGGCTTCCGGGTCATATTAGTCAATTCGAACCCCGCGACCATCATGACCGATCCAGAAATGGCCGATACCACTTACATCGAGCCATTGCATTGGGAAGTGGTCGCAAAGATCATTGAAAAAGAAAAACCAGATGCTCTATTACCAACCATGGGTGGGCAGACTGCGTTAAATTGTGCCTTAGATTTAGCGTCTCGAGGCGTTCTAGAAATTCATGGTGTATCCATGATCGGAGCAACCCGCGAAGCAATCGATAAGGCCGAAGACCGCGACTTATTTGCCAAAGCCATGCGTAAAATTGGTTTAGACATGCCGAAGTCAGGTATTGCCCACAGCATGAAAGATGCCTACGCAGTCCAAGAACATGTTGGCTTTCCGTGTATTATTCGTCCGTCGTTCACCATGGGTGGAACCGGTGGTGGCATCGCTTACAACCGTGAAGAGTTTGAAGAAATTTGTACTCGTGGTTTAGATTTATCTCCAACCCATGAGTTGCTGATTGATGAGTCACTCATCGGTTGGAAAGAATACGAAATGGAAGTGGTCAGAGACAAAGCTGATAATTGCATTATCGTTTGCTCGATAGAGAATTTTGACCCGATGGGTGTGCACACGGGTGACTCGATCACCGTCGCGCCGGCTCAGACGCTTACCGACAAAGAATATCAAATCATGCGTAATGCATCTTTAGCTGTATTGCGTGAAATAGGCGTTGAAACTGGGGGCTCGAATGTTCAATTTGCGGTCAATCCAGAAGATGGTCGCCTGGTTGTTATTGAAATGAATCCTCGGGTTTCTCGATCGTCTGCATTAGCGTCAAAAGCTACGGGTTTCCCGATTGCCAAAGTCGCGGCTAAGCTTGCCGTCGGGTACACCCTCGATGAGTTACAAAATGAAATCACCGGAGGCAAAACGCCTGCATCGTTTGAGCCAAGTATCGACTACGTTGTAACGAAGATCCCGCGCTTTAACTTTGAGAAGTTCCCTAACTCAGATGCGACTTTAACCACGCAGATGAAATCCGTTGGTGAAGTTATGGCGATTGGCCGAACGCTGCAAGAGTCGATGCAAAAAGCATTGCGTGGTCTAGAGCAAGGTAAAACAGGGTTTGATCCCATCATTGATTTGAATGAACCTGAACTGAAAGATATCTTGCGTCAAAAACTGACCGTGCCGGGTGCTGATCGTATTTGGTACATTGCCGATGCCTTCCGCGCGGGCTACTCAATGGATGAAATATTTGAGCTAACCAATATCGATCCTTGGTTCTTAGTGCAAATTGAAGAACTGGTAACGCTTGAAAAAGAATTCGCTGAAATGTCGATGGGTGATGTCACGGCCGACGTTTTACGCACCTATAAACGCAAAGGTTTCTCAGATGCCCGTTTGGGTGATCTGATTGGCGCGTCGGAAAAAGAAATTCGCAAGCTGCGTCGTAAATTAAAAGTATCTCCGGTGTATAAGCGTGTTGATACTTGCGCCGCGGAGTTTGCAACCAGCACTGCTTACATGTATTCCACTTATGAAGACGAGTGTGAGTCGAACCCCAGCGAGCGGGATAAAATCATGGTGTTGGGTGGCGGTCCAAACCGCATTGGCCAAGGCATTGAGTTTGATTATTGTTGTGTACACGCCGCATTAGCGATGCGCGAAGACGGCTACGAAACCATTATGGTTAACTGTAACCCTGAGACTGTATCAACCGATTATGACACTTCTGATCGTCTTTATTTTGAACCAGTGACGTTAGAAGATGTACTAGAGATTGTTCGCGTTGAAAAGCCGAAAGGCGTGATAGTTCATTATGGTGGACAAACACCGCTTAAAATTTGCCGTGCTTTAGAGGCCGAAGGTGTAACGATTATCGGTACTTCACCGGATGCGATTGACCGTGCGGAAGACCGCGAGCGTTTTCAGCGAGCGATCGACAAGTTAGGCCTACGCCAACCGCCGAATCGTACTGCGCGAACCCTTGAAGAAGGCATTCGACTGGCCGATGAAATTGGTTATCCGTTAGTGGTTCGACCGTCTTATGTATTGGGTGGCCGAGCGATGGAGATTGTATACGGTGAAGAAGAGTTGCGCCGATACATGAATGAAGCGGTGAGCGTGTCGAATGAGTCGCCCGTCCTTCTTGACCGTTTCTTAGACGATGCGATTGAAGTGGATGTTGATTGTATTTATGACGGTGAAAACTGTTTAATCGGCGGCATCATGGAGCACATTGAGCAAGCAGGTGTTCACTCAGGCGATTCTGCGTGTGCGATTCCTCCACATTCTTTAAGTGCTGAGATTCAAGATGAGTTACGTCGCCAAGTTGCGGCAATGGCAAAAGAGCTAAATGTTCGAGGATTGATGAATACTCAGTTTGCGATTAAAGGCCAAGACATCTATGTGCTTGAAGTGAATCCACGAGCCTCACGAACGGTTCCTTTTGTGTCGAAAGCTACCGGTGTTCAGTTAGCAAAAGTTGCAGCACGGGTAATGGCTGGAACCAGCTTAGCTGACCAAGGCATGTTGAACGAAGTCATTCCGCCTTTTTATTCGGTCAAAGAGCCTGTATTCCCCTTTAATAAATTCCCAGGATCGGATCCTATTCTTGGCCCAGAAATGAAATCGACGGGTGAAGCAATGGGGGTTGGTGAGACCTTCGGTGAAGCCTTCTACAAAGCACAACTTGGTGGCGGTTCGCAGGCACCGAAAGGTGGGCGCGCAATTATCAGTGTAAGAGATGCTGATAAAGTGAAACTACCTGAAGTGGGGCGTGCACTGATTGAGTGTGGCTTTGAGTTAGTGGCGACATCCGGTACTGCAAAAGCACTAGTGGCCGCTGGTGTACCCTGCCAAAAAGTCCACAAGGTAAATGAGGGACGTCCGCATATTGTTGATTTGATCAAAAACGATGAAGTGGATTACATCGTTAATACGACTGAAGGTCAAAAGGCAATCGCTGACTCGTTCACCATTCGACGTTCAGCTTTGCAGCATAAAATTGCCTATACCACTACTTTGGCGGGCGCTTTAGCAACGACCCAGGCGATTAAAAAACAAACTCGCGAATCCGTTGTTTCGGTACAAGAGTTACATGAAAAGGTTAAATCATAA